In a single window of the Streptomyces sp. CGMCC 4.7035 genome:
- the zwf gene encoding glucose-6-phosphate dehydrogenase, with protein sequence MTSVHGANPLRDAADRRLPRIAGPSGLVIFGVTGDLSRKKLMPAVYDLANRGLLPPGFSLVGFARREWQDEDFAKEVHDAVKEHARTPFREEVWQQLIQGMRFVQGTFDDDDAFERLRATIEELDKAQGTGGNFAFYLSVPPKSFPVVIQQLKKHGLADQTEGSWRRAVIEKPFGHDLKSAEELNKVVHEVFAPDQVFRIDHYLGKETVQNILALRFANTMFEPIWNRSFVDHVQITMAEDIGIGGRAGYYDGIGAARDVIQNHLLQLMALTAMEEPSSFDADALAAEKTKVLGAVRLPKDLGRDTVFAQYAAGWQGGEKVIGYLQEEGIDPKSKTDTYAAIKLGIDNRRWAGVPFYLRTGKRLGRRVTEIAVVFQRAPHSPFDTTATEELGQNAVVIRVQPDEGVTVRFGSKVPGTSMEIRDVSMDFAYGESFTESSPEAYERLILDVLLGDSNLFPRTEEVELSWKILDPIEEHWDTHGKPAQYPAGTWGPVEADQMLERDGRSWRRP encoded by the coding sequence TTGACATCCGTACACGGAGCGAATCCGCTTCGTGACGCCGCGGACCGACGGCTCCCGCGTATCGCGGGGCCGTCGGGCCTGGTGATCTTTGGCGTTACGGGCGATTTGTCACGTAAAAAGCTGATGCCTGCCGTTTACGATCTGGCCAACCGCGGTCTGCTGCCGCCGGGCTTCTCGCTCGTCGGCTTCGCCCGCCGTGAGTGGCAGGACGAGGACTTCGCGAAAGAGGTCCACGACGCCGTCAAGGAGCACGCCCGGACGCCGTTCCGCGAGGAGGTCTGGCAGCAGCTCATCCAGGGCATGCGCTTCGTCCAGGGCACCTTCGACGATGACGACGCGTTCGAGCGGCTGCGCGCCACGATCGAGGAACTGGACAAGGCCCAGGGCACGGGCGGCAACTTCGCCTTCTACCTCTCGGTGCCGCCGAAGTCCTTCCCCGTGGTCATCCAGCAGCTGAAGAAGCACGGCCTGGCCGACCAGACGGAGGGCTCCTGGCGCCGGGCGGTCATCGAGAAGCCCTTCGGCCACGACCTGAAGTCGGCCGAGGAGCTCAACAAGGTCGTGCACGAGGTCTTCGCCCCGGACCAGGTCTTCCGCATCGACCACTACCTGGGCAAGGAGACCGTCCAGAACATCCTGGCGCTCCGCTTCGCCAACACGATGTTCGAGCCGATCTGGAACCGGTCCTTCGTGGACCATGTGCAGATCACCATGGCCGAGGACATCGGTATCGGCGGCCGCGCCGGCTACTACGACGGCATCGGCGCCGCCCGAGACGTCATCCAGAACCACCTCCTGCAGCTGATGGCGCTCACGGCCATGGAGGAGCCCTCCTCCTTCGACGCGGACGCGCTCGCCGCGGAGAAGACCAAGGTGCTCGGGGCCGTGAGGCTGCCGAAGGACCTCGGCCGGGACACCGTGTTCGCGCAGTACGCGGCAGGCTGGCAGGGCGGCGAGAAGGTCATCGGCTACCTCCAGGAAGAGGGCATCGACCCCAAGTCGAAGACCGACACCTACGCCGCGATCAAGCTGGGGATCGACAACCGCCGCTGGGCGGGCGTCCCGTTCTACCTGCGCACGGGCAAGCGGCTCGGTCGCCGGGTGACGGAGATCGCGGTCGTCTTCCAGCGCGCCCCGCACTCCCCCTTCGACACCACCGCCACCGAGGAGCTGGGCCAGAACGCGGTCGTCATCCGCGTCCAGCCCGACGAGGGCGTCACCGTGCGCTTCGGCTCCAAGGTGCCGGGCACGTCGATGGAGATCAGGGACGTGTCCATGGACTTCGCCTACGGCGAGTCCTTCACGGAGTCGAGCCCGGAGGCGTACGAACGCCTGATCCTGGACGTGCTGCTCGGCGACTCGAACCTCTTCCCGCGCACCGAGGAGGTCGAGCTGTCCTGGAAGATCCTGGACCCGATCGAGGAGCACTGGGACACGCACGGCAAGCCCGCGCAGTACCCGGCCGGCACGTGGGGGCCCGTCGAGGCGGACCAGATGCTCGAACGAGACGGACGGAGCTGGCGCCGGCCATGA
- the pgl gene encoding 6-phosphogluconolactonase, translating into MSTPQLVVHHDKELMAQAAAARLITKIVDAQASRGYASVVLTGGRNGNGLLAALAAAPARDAIDWGRLDLWWGDERYLPEGDPERNVTQAREALLDSVPVDPERVHAMPASDGPFGADVDAAAESYAAELARAAGPENHGAVPTFDVLMLGVGPDTHVASLFPELPAVRETERAVVGVHGAPKPPPTRISLTLPAIRAAREVWLLAAGEDKAQAAAIALSGAGEVQAPAAGAYGRSRTLWLLDAAAASKLPRSLYPPASP; encoded by the coding sequence GTGAGTACCCCCCAGCTCGTCGTCCACCACGACAAGGAGCTGATGGCCCAGGCCGCCGCGGCCCGGCTGATCACGAAGATCGTGGACGCGCAGGCCTCGCGCGGCTACGCCTCGGTCGTGCTCACCGGTGGCCGCAACGGCAACGGCCTGCTCGCCGCGCTCGCCGCCGCGCCCGCCCGGGACGCCATCGACTGGGGCCGGCTCGACCTGTGGTGGGGTGACGAGCGCTATCTGCCGGAGGGCGACCCCGAGCGCAATGTCACGCAGGCGCGGGAGGCCCTGCTGGACTCCGTGCCCGTGGACCCCGAGCGCGTGCACGCCATGCCCGCGTCGGACGGTCCGTTCGGCGCGGACGTGGACGCGGCGGCCGAATCGTACGCGGCGGAACTGGCCCGGGCCGCGGGCCCCGAGAACCACGGCGCGGTGCCCACCTTCGACGTCCTGATGCTGGGCGTCGGCCCGGACACGCATGTGGCGTCGCTCTTCCCGGAGCTGCCGGCGGTGCGGGAGACGGAGCGGGCGGTGGTCGGCGTGCACGGCGCACCGAAGCCACCCCCGACCCGTATCTCCCTCACCCTCCCGGCGATCCGGGCCGCACGCGAGGTATGGCTCCTGGCGGCCGGCGAGGACAAGGCCCAGGCGGCGGCGATCGCGTTGTCGGGCGCGGGCGAGGTCCAGGCCCCGGCGGCAGGAGCGTACGGCCGCTCGCGGACGCTGTGGCTACTGGACGCGGCAGCGGCGTCAAAGCTGCCGCGGTCGCTTTACCCGCCGGCGTCGCCGTAA
- the opcA gene encoding glucose-6-phosphate dehydrogenase assembly protein OpcA, with translation MKIDLTDTTASKINKALVQGRRAIGTPAVGMVLTLVIVTDEENAYDALKAAEDASRQHPSRTLVVIKRVSRSPRDRTSSRLDAEVRVGAEAGTGETVVLRLYGEVVDHAQSVVLPLLLPDAPVVVWWPVNAPLDPAGDALGALAQRRVTDSYTAEEPVRELSARADAYAPGDTDLSWTRITPWRSMLAAALDQVTCEVKGVEVEGEEFNPSCELLAMWLADRLSVPVQRSLSSGPGLTAVRMDTSCGPIVLDRADGSLATLSIEGQPDRAVALKRRDTAELIAEELRRLDPDDTYASALRYGVDRLSTGADRAGAPADAPADAPAGAPAKKAAKKAPAKKAAAK, from the coding sequence ATGAAGATAGACCTCACGGACACCACGGCCAGCAAGATCAACAAGGCCCTGGTCCAGGGGCGCCGTGCCATCGGCACCCCGGCCGTCGGCATGGTGCTCACCCTCGTCATCGTCACCGACGAGGAGAACGCCTACGACGCCCTGAAGGCCGCCGAGGACGCCTCTCGACAGCACCCCTCGCGCACCCTCGTCGTCATCAAGCGCGTCTCGCGTTCCCCGCGCGACCGCACGTCCTCGCGCCTGGACGCCGAGGTGCGGGTGGGCGCGGAGGCGGGTACCGGCGAGACGGTCGTCCTGCGGCTGTACGGCGAGGTCGTGGACCACGCCCAGTCCGTGGTGCTGCCGCTGCTGCTGCCGGACGCGCCGGTCGTCGTCTGGTGGCCGGTGAACGCGCCGCTCGACCCGGCGGGCGACGCGCTCGGCGCGCTCGCCCAGCGCCGGGTCACGGACTCCTACACCGCCGAGGAGCCGGTGCGGGAGCTGAGCGCCCGCGCCGACGCCTACGCGCCCGGTGACACGGACCTGTCGTGGACCCGCATCACGCCCTGGCGCTCGATGCTGGCCGCGGCCCTGGACCAGGTCACCTGCGAGGTCAAGGGCGTCGAGGTGGAGGGCGAGGAGTTCAACCCGAGCTGCGAGCTGCTGGCGATGTGGCTCGCGGACCGGCTGAGCGTGCCGGTGCAGCGTTCGTTGTCCTCGGGCCCCGGCCTCACGGCGGTCCGGATGGACACGAGCTGCGGCCCGATCGTCCTGGACCGGGCGGACGGTTCCCTGGCCACGCTGTCGATCGAGGGTCAGCCGGACCGCGCGGTGGCGCTCAAGCGCCGGGACACGGCCGAGCTGATCGCGGAGGAGCTGCGCCGGCTCGACCCGGACGACACGTACGCGTCGGCGCTGCGGTACGGCGTGGACCGGCTGAGCACCGGGGCGGACCGGGCCGGGGCTCCGGCGGACGCACCCGCGGATGCGCCTGCGGGGGCACCCGCGAAGAAGGCGGCCAAGAAGGCCCCGGCGAAGAAGGCGGCCGCGAAGTGA
- the pgi gene encoding glucose-6-phosphate isomerase has product MNADSRTRLNQTPEWTALAKHREELGEAQLRDLFAADPGRGSGYTLQVGNLHVDYSKHLVTDETLRLLRELAAARDVFGLRDAMFRGEKINTTEDRAVLHTALRAPRNEVIEVDGENVVPAVHAVLDKMAGFADRVRSGEWTGHTGKRIKNVINVGIGGSDLGPAMAYEALRSYTDRDLTVRFVSNVDGADLHEAVRDLDAAETLFIIASKTFTTIETITNATSARSWLLTELKAGQEAVAKHFVALSTNAGKVADFGIDTANMFEFWDWVGGRYSYDSAIGLSLMIAIGPDRFREMLDGFHIVDHHFRTAPAESNVPLLLGLLGIWYGNFHDAQSHAVLPYSHYLSKFTAYLQQLDMESNGKYVGRDGQEVDWQTGPVVWGTPGTNGQHAYYQLIHQGTKLIPADFIGFAEPVADLQPGLVAQHDLLMANFFAQTQALAFGKTPDEVRAEGVPEELVAHKTFKGNHPTTTILAKELTPSVLGQLIALYEHKVFVQGAIWNIDSFDQWGVELGKVLAKRVEPALTEGAEVGGLDESTKALVAKYRELRGRQ; this is encoded by the coding sequence ATGAACGCAGACAGCCGTACCAGGCTCAACCAGACGCCCGAGTGGACCGCTCTGGCCAAGCACCGCGAGGAGCTCGGCGAGGCGCAGCTGCGCGACCTGTTCGCGGCGGACCCCGGGCGCGGCAGCGGGTACACCCTCCAGGTCGGCAATCTGCATGTCGACTACTCCAAGCACCTGGTCACCGACGAAACGCTGCGGCTGTTGCGCGAGCTGGCCGCCGCGCGGGACGTCTTCGGCCTCCGGGACGCCATGTTCCGCGGCGAGAAGATCAACACCACCGAGGACCGCGCGGTGCTGCACACCGCGCTGCGCGCCCCGCGGAACGAGGTGATCGAGGTCGACGGGGAGAACGTCGTGCCCGCGGTGCACGCGGTGCTCGACAAGATGGCCGGCTTCGCCGACCGCGTCCGTTCGGGCGAGTGGACCGGCCACACGGGCAAGCGCATCAAGAACGTGATCAACGTCGGCATCGGCGGCTCCGACCTGGGCCCGGCGATGGCCTACGAGGCGCTGCGCTCCTACACCGACCGCGACCTGACGGTCCGTTTCGTCTCCAACGTGGACGGCGCCGACCTGCACGAGGCCGTACGGGACCTGGACGCGGCCGAGACGCTGTTCATCATCGCCTCCAAGACGTTCACCACGATCGAGACGATCACCAACGCGACCTCGGCGCGCAGCTGGCTGCTGACCGAGCTGAAGGCCGGTCAGGAGGCGGTGGCCAAGCACTTCGTGGCGCTGTCGACGAACGCCGGGAAGGTCGCCGACTTCGGCATCGACACGGCCAACATGTTCGAGTTCTGGGACTGGGTCGGCGGCCGCTACTCGTACGACTCGGCGATCGGGCTCTCCCTGATGATCGCCATCGGCCCGGACCGCTTCCGGGAGATGCTCGACGGCTTCCACATCGTCGACCACCACTTCCGCACGGCGCCCGCCGAGTCCAACGTGCCGCTGCTGCTGGGCCTGCTGGGCATCTGGTACGGCAACTTCCACGACGCCCAGTCGCATGCCGTGCTGCCCTACTCGCACTACCTGTCCAAGTTCACCGCCTACCTCCAGCAGCTGGACATGGAGTCCAACGGCAAGTACGTGGGCCGTGACGGGCAGGAGGTCGACTGGCAGACCGGGCCGGTGGTGTGGGGCACCCCGGGCACCAACGGTCAGCACGCCTACTACCAGCTCATCCACCAGGGCACCAAGCTGATCCCGGCCGACTTCATCGGCTTCGCCGAGCCGGTCGCCGATCTGCAGCCCGGCCTGGTAGCCCAGCACGACCTGCTGATGGCCAACTTCTTCGCCCAGACCCAGGCGCTGGCCTTCGGCAAGACCCCGGACGAGGTGCGCGCCGAGGGCGTGCCCGAGGAGTTGGTGGCGCACAAGACGTTCAAGGGCAACCACCCGACCACCACGATCCTGGCCAAGGAACTCACCCCGTCGGTGCTCGGCCAGCTCATCGCCCTCTATGAGCACAAGGTGTTCGTCCAGGGCGCGATCTGGAACATCGACTCCTTCGACCAGTGGGGCGTCGAGCTCGGCAAGGTCCTCGCCAAGCGCGTCGAGCCCGCGCTGACCGAGGGCGCCGAGGTCGGGGGCCTGGACGAGTCGACGAAGGCACTCGTGGCCAAGTACCGGGAGCTGCGCGGCCGCCAGTGA
- a CDS encoding MFS transporter, translating to MASVETAGVRAPAWRGGFGRLWTAAVVSRFGDALRAAALPLLAVRLTDEPLVVASVTACGYVPWLLFGLIGGAVADRVDQRRAMWAVDMVRGLLVAFFALAVGLGHASIPLLLVLAFSLTTLQTLFDNASTALLPSLVDREALGSANARLLTGQQFAGGLLAGPFVPLLLTVGAFMPFAADAGTYLLAAALVASLRIRPPEREPRPAGSTLRAEIGEGLRTLWHDRVLRATCGATLLCNIGMGALIATLVLHVTHWLHAGNAGYAAAMTSYSGGSIAGGFVAQRIALRTGRVRALLVAGAVQTSSLLLMGTVREVSALLVGMLLLGSMNMVWNVNQVTLMQQRSPEAMVGRVVSAFRTASTSGAPLGAVLGGAAARTYGLNGPALLAAALFALAVTLLITVGKPDVPVVAPDDGATTGQPTP from the coding sequence ATGGCGTCGGTCGAGACCGCGGGCGTGCGTGCGCCCGCTTGGCGCGGGGGATTCGGGCGACTGTGGACCGCTGCCGTGGTCTCCCGGTTCGGGGACGCGTTACGCGCGGCCGCGCTGCCCCTGCTCGCCGTACGGCTGACCGACGAACCGCTCGTCGTCGCCTCGGTGACCGCCTGCGGCTATGTGCCATGGCTGCTGTTCGGGCTCATCGGCGGGGCCGTGGCCGACCGGGTGGACCAGCGGCGGGCGATGTGGGCCGTCGACATGGTACGAGGGCTGCTCGTGGCCTTTTTCGCGCTCGCCGTCGGCCTCGGGCACGCGTCGATCCCGCTGCTGCTCGTGCTCGCCTTCTCGCTCACGACGCTCCAGACGCTCTTCGACAACGCCTCCACGGCCCTGCTGCCCTCCCTGGTGGACCGCGAGGCCCTGGGCAGCGCCAACGCCCGGCTGTTGACCGGCCAGCAGTTCGCGGGCGGCCTGCTGGCGGGGCCGTTCGTGCCGCTGCTGCTGACGGTCGGGGCGTTCATGCCGTTCGCCGCCGACGCGGGCACCTATCTGCTGGCGGCCGCCCTCGTGGCCTCCTTGCGGATACGGCCGCCCGAGCGGGAGCCGCGCCCCGCCGGCAGCACCCTGAGGGCGGAGATCGGTGAAGGCCTGCGCACGTTGTGGCACGACCGGGTGCTGCGGGCGACATGCGGGGCGACGCTGCTGTGCAACATCGGCATGGGCGCCCTGATCGCGACCCTGGTGCTGCACGTGACGCACTGGCTGCACGCGGGCAACGCGGGATACGCGGCCGCGATGACGTCGTACTCGGGCGGCAGCATCGCCGGCGGCTTCGTCGCCCAGCGGATCGCGCTCCGCACCGGACGGGTCCGCGCGCTGCTCGTGGCCGGAGCGGTCCAGACGTCGTCCCTGCTGCTCATGGGAACCGTCCGCGAGGTGAGCGCTCTCCTGGTGGGCATGCTGCTGCTCGGCTCCATGAACATGGTGTGGAACGTCAACCAGGTCACCCTGATGCAGCAGCGCAGCCCCGAGGCCATGGTGGGACGCGTCGTCTCCGCCTTCCGCACGGCCTCGACGTCCGGAGCCCCGCTGGGCGCCGTACTCGGCGGAGCGGCGGCGCGGACGTACGGGCTGAATGGGCCCGCGCTGCTCGCGGCCGCGCTCTTCGCCCTCGCCGTCACCTTGTTGATAACCGTGGGCAAGCCGGACGTACCTGTTGTTGCACCGGACGACGGCGCGACGACAGGTCAGCCCACGCCCTGA
- the tal gene encoding transaldolase, which yields MTDALKRLSEEGVAIWLDDLSRKRITSGNLAELIDQQHVVGVTTNPTIFQKAISSGDGYEQQVADLAARKVTVEEAIRMITTADVRDAADILRPVFDATQGQDGRVSIEVDPRLAHNTRATVAEAKQLAWLVDRPNALIKIPATKAGLPAITETIANGISVNVTLIFSLERYREVMDAYMTGLERAKERGLDLSKIHSVASFFVSRVDTEIDKRIDAIGTPEAKALRGKAAIANARLAYEAYEEVFSSDRWLALDKAQANKQRPLWASTGVKDPAYKDTMYVDELVAPNTVNTMPEATLEASDDHGEITGNTIAGTYAQARADLEAVEKLGISYDDVVQLLEVEGVEKFEASWNDLLKSTEAVLQRLTPSEG from the coding sequence ATGACAGACGCACTCAAGCGCCTCTCCGAGGAAGGCGTCGCGATCTGGCTGGACGACCTGTCGCGCAAGCGGATCACGTCCGGCAACCTCGCCGAACTGATCGACCAGCAGCACGTCGTGGGCGTCACCACCAACCCGACGATCTTCCAGAAGGCGATCTCGTCGGGTGACGGCTACGAGCAGCAGGTCGCCGACCTCGCCGCCCGCAAGGTCACCGTCGAAGAGGCGATCCGCATGATCACGACGGCGGACGTCCGGGACGCCGCCGACATCCTGCGCCCGGTGTTCGACGCCACGCAGGGCCAGGACGGACGGGTGTCGATCGAGGTCGACCCGCGGCTGGCGCACAACACCCGGGCCACCGTCGCCGAGGCCAAGCAGCTTGCCTGGCTGGTCGACCGCCCGAACGCACTCATCAAGATCCCGGCCACCAAGGCGGGTCTGCCGGCGATCACCGAGACCATCGCCAACGGCATCAGCGTCAACGTCACGCTGATCTTCTCGCTGGAGCGCTACCGCGAGGTCATGGACGCCTACATGACCGGCCTGGAAAGGGCCAAGGAGCGCGGCCTGGACCTGTCGAAGATCCACTCGGTGGCGTCCTTCTTCGTGTCCCGCGTGGACACCGAGATCGACAAGCGGATCGACGCGATCGGCACGCCTGAGGCCAAGGCGCTGCGCGGCAAGGCGGCGATCGCCAACGCCCGTCTCGCCTACGAGGCGTACGAGGAGGTCTTCTCCTCCGACCGCTGGCTCGCCCTCGACAAGGCGCAGGCCAACAAGCAGCGTCCGCTGTGGGCGTCGACCGGCGTGAAGGACCCCGCGTACAAGGACACCATGTACGTCGATGAGCTGGTCGCGCCGAACACGGTGAACACCATGCCGGAGGCCACGCTGGAGGCCAGCGACGACCACGGCGAGATCACCGGCAACACCATCGCCGGCACCTACGCGCAGGCGCGCGCCGACCTGGAAGCCGTCGAGAAGCTCGGCATCTCGTACGACGACGTGGTCCAGCTCCTGGAGGTCGAGGGCGTCGAGAAGTTCGAGGCCTCCTGGAACGACCTGCTCAAGTCGACCGAGGCGGTACTCCAGCGCCTCACCCCTTCGGAGGGCTGA
- a CDS encoding RNA polymerase-binding protein RbpA, which yields MGEAERGESAPRLRISFWCSNGHETQPSFASDAQVPDSWDCPRCGFPAGQDRDNPPDPPRTEPYKTHLAYVRERRSDADGEAILAEALAKLRGEI from the coding sequence ATGGGCGAGGCCGAGCGCGGCGAGTCCGCGCCGCGTCTGCGCATCTCCTTCTGGTGCTCCAACGGGCACGAGACGCAGCCGAGCTTCGCCAGCGACGCGCAGGTTCCCGACAGCTGGGACTGCCCGCGCTGCGGCTTTCCGGCCGGACAGGACCGGGACAACCCGCCGGACCCCCCGCGCACCGAGCCCTACAAGACGCACCTCGCGTATGTGCGGGAGCGGCGCAGCGACGCGGACGGCGAGGCGATCCTCGCCGAGGCGCTCGCCAAACTGCGGGGCGAGATCTAG